A genomic stretch from Aminobacter aminovorans includes:
- the smpB gene encoding SsrA-binding protein SmpB: protein MSQGKKSDPNNKIAAENRKARFNYEVLDTLETGIVLSGTEVKALRLGQANIQDSYASFEGGELWLINSYVPEYLQANRFNHETRRRRKLLVNKREMAKLAQSIEREGMTLIPLKIYFNDRGMAKMLLAVSRGKKLHDKRETEKQRDWNREKGRLLKERG from the coding sequence ATGAGCCAGGGCAAGAAATCCGACCCAAACAACAAGATCGCCGCGGAAAACCGCAAGGCGCGCTTCAACTATGAGGTTCTCGACACGCTCGAGACCGGCATCGTGCTGAGCGGCACCGAGGTCAAGGCGCTGCGCCTGGGCCAGGCCAACATCCAGGACTCCTATGCCTCGTTCGAGGGCGGGGAACTGTGGCTGATCAATTCCTACGTGCCGGAATATCTGCAGGCCAACCGCTTCAACCACGAGACGCGCCGCCGCCGCAAGCTGCTGGTCAACAAGCGCGAAATGGCCAAGCTCGCCCAGAGCATCGAGCGCGAAGGCATGACGCTGATCCCGCTCAAGATCTATTTCAACGATCGCGGCATGGCCAAGATGCTGCTCGCCGTCAGCCGCGGCAAGAAGCTGCACGACAAGCGCGAAACCGAAAAGCAGCGTGACTGGAACCGCGAAAAGGGCCGCTTGCTCAAGGAACGCGGGTAG
- the dapA gene encoding 4-hydroxy-tetrahydrodipicolinate synthase, with product MLRGSLTALVTPFEKNGRLDEKAFRELVEWQIAEGTTGLVPVGTTGESPTLSHDEHRHVVKTCVEVARGRVPVIAGAGSNNTEEAVGLVKYAESVGADAVLVVTPYYNKPTQRGLYAHFAAVAQATTLPVIIYNIPPRSIIDMTPETMGRLAHDFKNIAGVKDATGKVERVSEQRITCGTDFIQLSGEDASALGFNAHGGVGAISVTSNVAPRLCAEFQNASLAGDNAKALELQDRLMPLHKAIFIEPGASGAKYALSRLGRIENVLRSPLVTIEQSTAEKIDAALKFAGLIN from the coding sequence ATGCTGAGAGGCTCACTTACCGCGCTCGTGACACCATTCGAAAAGAATGGCCGTCTCGACGAGAAAGCCTTTCGCGAACTCGTCGAATGGCAGATTGCCGAAGGCACCACCGGCCTGGTGCCGGTCGGCACGACAGGCGAGTCGCCGACGCTCTCCCATGACGAGCATCGCCATGTCGTGAAGACGTGCGTCGAGGTGGCGCGTGGCCGCGTGCCCGTGATCGCAGGTGCCGGTTCCAACAACACCGAAGAGGCCGTCGGCCTGGTCAAGTATGCCGAGAGCGTCGGCGCGGATGCCGTGCTCGTCGTCACGCCCTATTACAACAAGCCGACCCAGCGCGGGCTCTATGCGCATTTCGCCGCCGTTGCCCAGGCAACGACACTGCCTGTTATCATCTACAACATCCCGCCGCGCTCGATCATCGACATGACGCCGGAGACGATGGGCCGGCTGGCGCATGACTTCAAGAACATCGCCGGCGTCAAGGACGCGACCGGCAAGGTCGAGCGCGTCTCCGAGCAGCGAATAACCTGCGGCACCGATTTCATCCAGCTGTCGGGCGAGGACGCCTCGGCGCTCGGCTTCAACGCCCATGGCGGCGTCGGCGCCATTTCGGTGACCTCGAACGTGGCGCCGCGTCTCTGCGCCGAGTTCCAGAACGCCAGCCTGGCCGGCGACAACGCCAAGGCGCTCGAGCTGCAGGACCGCCTGATGCCGCTGCACAAGGCGATCTTCATCGAGCCGGGCGCTTCGGGCGCGAAATATGCGCTATCGCGTCTCGGCCGCATCGAGAACGTGCTGCGTTCGCCGCTGGTGACGATCGAGCAGTCGACCGCCGAGAAGATCGACGCGGCGCTGAAGTTTGCCGGCCTCATCAACTGA
- a CDS encoding lytic transglycosylase domain-containing protein — MTKIIPAARPHHIALLSAFIALAPVPAGSSALDPQATSAIPFASIGKGDAARAAFGTIDQLKSGLDALSSGDLAQARAVRDALPATALDRHILMWAIAINGGDKVPSADIAAAAQALPGWPGLATLRRNSERAMARETPGSHMVVSAFAGSEPQTIEGALLLARAQKELGNAKAALAVLLPYWRNEKLDAKYEVAILNDFGSLIPAADHRIRMERMLYADRVNSAARVAELAGAKPLADAWAAVIKGDKKAQALLDAVPASQRSAGYVFAKARFLRKQEKFTEAAAVMLKAPRDRASLIDPDTWWVERRVLSRELLDEGDVKTAYRIAAAHSAENATNAADAEFHAGWYALRALNDAKLASGHFERIAKIAGSPISLSRAYYWLGRSAEAGGPGNAKDYFARAATYGTSFYGQLAAERIGRKALNVGYPAPTAADRQAFAQREAVSAITRLEGAGYAAYAEMLYRDLASQLNSPGELALLAVMAEKQNNHYLALRVGKIAAQRGLDVGALSHPIGVIPGSANISGSGKALAYAIARQESEFKVSAVSSAGARGLLQLMPGTARDLAKKVGMAFSQERLTSDAGYNATLGASFLGEQLGRFNGSYVLTFAGYNAGPRRADQWIARYGDPRGKDVDTVVDWIERIPYAETRSYVQRVMENYQVYKMRLSGSYDINGDLVNGR; from the coding sequence ATGACCAAGATCATTCCGGCTGCCAGGCCGCATCATATTGCGCTTTTGAGCGCCTTCATTGCCCTGGCGCCCGTCCCCGCCGGGAGTTCTGCGCTCGACCCGCAGGCAACCTCGGCCATCCCCTTCGCCAGCATCGGCAAGGGTGACGCCGCACGCGCGGCCTTTGGCACCATCGACCAGCTCAAGAGCGGGCTCGACGCGCTGTCGAGCGGCGATCTGGCGCAGGCGCGCGCGGTGCGCGACGCCCTGCCCGCGACCGCACTCGACCGCCACATATTGATGTGGGCAATTGCCATCAATGGCGGCGACAAGGTGCCAAGCGCCGATATCGCCGCCGCAGCACAAGCCCTGCCCGGCTGGCCGGGCCTTGCCACGCTGCGCCGCAACAGCGAGCGCGCCATGGCGCGCGAAACGCCGGGTTCGCACATGGTGGTTTCGGCCTTTGCCGGCAGCGAGCCGCAGACCATCGAAGGCGCATTGCTGCTCGCCCGCGCCCAGAAGGAACTCGGCAACGCCAAGGCAGCGCTTGCCGTGCTGTTGCCCTATTGGCGCAACGAGAAGCTGGACGCCAAATACGAGGTCGCAATCCTCAACGATTTCGGCAGCCTTATCCCCGCCGCCGACCATCGCATCCGCATGGAACGGATGCTCTATGCCGACCGGGTCAATTCCGCCGCCCGCGTCGCCGAGCTCGCCGGGGCAAAGCCGCTTGCCGACGCCTGGGCTGCCGTCATCAAGGGCGACAAGAAGGCACAAGCACTGCTCGACGCGGTTCCCGCAAGCCAGCGGTCGGCCGGCTATGTCTTTGCCAAGGCGCGTTTTCTGCGCAAGCAGGAGAAATTCACCGAAGCCGCAGCCGTCATGCTGAAGGCGCCTAGGGATCGCGCCAGCCTGATCGACCCCGACACCTGGTGGGTGGAACGCCGCGTGCTTTCGCGCGAGCTGCTCGACGAGGGCGACGTCAAGACCGCCTACCGGATTGCTGCGGCCCATTCGGCCGAAAACGCGACGAATGCCGCCGACGCCGAATTCCACGCCGGCTGGTATGCGCTGCGCGCCCTCAACGACGCCAAGCTGGCATCAGGCCATTTCGAACGCATCGCCAAGATCGCCGGCAGCCCGATCTCGCTGTCCCGCGCCTATTACTGGCTCGGCCGCAGCGCCGAAGCAGGCGGGCCCGGCAATGCAAAGGACTATTTCGCCCGCGCCGCCACCTATGGCACCAGCTTCTATGGCCAGCTTGCCGCCGAACGCATCGGCCGCAAGGCGCTCAATGTCGGCTATCCGGCACCGACCGCAGCCGACCGCCAGGCTTTTGCGCAACGCGAGGCGGTCAGCGCGATCACCCGGCTCGAGGGCGCGGGCTATGCGGCTTACGCCGAGATGCTTTACCGCGACCTCGCCTCGCAGCTGAACAGCCCAGGCGAACTCGCGCTCCTTGCCGTCATGGCCGAGAAGCAGAACAACCATTATCTGGCGCTGCGCGTCGGCAAGATCGCCGCCCAGCGTGGCCTCGACGTCGGCGCGCTGTCGCATCCGATCGGAGTGATCCCCGGCTCGGCCAATATCTCGGGTTCAGGCAAGGCTCTGGCCTACGCCATCGCCCGCCAGGAAAGCGAGTTCAAGGTGTCGGCCGTCTCCAGCGCCGGCGCGCGTGGACTGCTGCAGCTGATGCCGGGGACCGCAAGGGATCTGGCGAAGAAGGTCGGCATGGCCTTTTCGCAGGAACGCCTGACGTCGGATGCCGGCTACAACGCCACATTGGGCGCGAGCTTCCTTGGCGAGCAGCTTGGCCGCTTCAACGGCTCCTATGTGCTGACCTTCGCCGGCTATAATGCCGGCCCGCGCCGCGCCGACCAATGGATCGCGCGTTACGGCGATCCGCGCGGCAAGGATGTCGACACCGTCGTCGACTGGATCGAGCGCATCCCCTATGCCGAGACGCGCAGCTACGTCCAGCGCGTGATGGAAAACTATCAGGTCTACAAGATGCGGCTGTCAGGCAGCTACGACATCAATGGCGACCTGGTGAACGGCCGCTGA
- a CDS encoding alpha/beta fold hydrolase yields the protein MVKDGFSDFFYTSQDGLRLHARLYGAEANHGAVANAGNWPVVCLPGLTRNARDFHELALQLANDVENPRRIICFDYRGRGQSAYDPNWQNYNVGMEAADVIAGLDALGVNDAAFIGTSRGGLIIHVLTMMRPALIRAVVLNDIGPVIETAGLAHISSYLGNAPRPADFTEAVRIQKAVHGEAFPALSDADWHRFVHAIYRDESGLPVADYDPALLNTVLAMDLTQPLPDLWPQFEALASVPVLTIRGANSRLLSGETVDEMQRRHPRFAAVTVEGQGHAPLLETGNLPATIAGFLREAGTKAV from the coding sequence ATGGTCAAGGACGGCTTTTCGGACTTCTTTTATACATCGCAGGACGGCCTCAGACTGCATGCGCGACTCTATGGTGCCGAAGCGAACCATGGGGCTGTGGCGAATGCCGGCAACTGGCCGGTCGTCTGCCTGCCTGGACTGACCCGCAATGCCAGGGACTTTCACGAGTTGGCGCTGCAGCTTGCCAACGACGTCGAAAACCCTCGTCGAATCATATGCTTCGACTATCGCGGCCGGGGGCAGTCGGCCTATGACCCGAACTGGCAGAACTATAATGTCGGCATGGAAGCCGCCGACGTCATCGCCGGTCTCGACGCCCTCGGCGTCAACGATGCAGCCTTCATCGGCACATCGCGCGGTGGGCTGATCATCCATGTACTGACCATGATGCGCCCCGCCCTGATCAGGGCGGTCGTGCTCAACGACATCGGCCCGGTGATCGAGACGGCAGGTCTTGCCCATATCAGCTCATATCTGGGGAATGCCCCTCGCCCGGCAGACTTCACTGAGGCTGTCCGGATTCAAAAAGCCGTCCATGGCGAGGCCTTTCCGGCGCTGTCGGATGCCGACTGGCACCGCTTCGTGCACGCCATCTATCGCGACGAGTCGGGTCTGCCCGTCGCCGATTATGACCCGGCCTTGCTCAACACCGTGCTGGCGATGGATCTCACCCAGCCACTGCCCGATCTCTGGCCGCAGTTCGAAGCGCTTGCGTCAGTGCCAGTGCTCACGATCCGCGGCGCCAACTCGCGACTGCTGTCGGGGGAGACTGTCGACGAAATGCAGCGGCGCCACCCGCGCTTCGCAGCGGTCACCGTCGAAGGCCAAGGCCATGCGCCGCTTCTGGAGACGGGAAACCTGCCGGCGACGATCGCTGGCTTTCTGCGTGAAGCTGGGACCAAGGCTGTGTAA
- a CDS encoding porin, translating into MNIKSLLLGSAAALLAVSGARAADAVVVAEPEPMEYVRICDVYGAGFYYIPGTETCLKVGGLVRYQIDWDDNDDGWKKTAAARLNLDARSETEYGTFRRFIELHFQNQSAYDDTAVWIRYAYFELGGLMIGRNDTLWDGALSGEFDSGGGDFINSIRYTFDAGNGIAASVALEEADYDYDYTPNVAGKLSIAQGWGSVDLFAVYDATAEEYGLKAVAKFKATDALTLEALATYNSGPSFYSFGYEWSVGGYAKYTVNDRLSIGAGGQFFGDDFVNSQDDWAIGAVVDYKVVENLNAKLAVNYDDGDNYADGSFSGFLRLDASF; encoded by the coding sequence ATGAACATTAAGAGCCTTCTTCTCGGCTCCGCTGCGGCTCTGCTCGCAGTCTCCGGCGCTCGTGCGGCCGACGCTGTCGTCGTCGCTGAGCCGGAACCCATGGAATACGTCCGCATCTGCGACGTTTACGGCGCGGGCTTCTACTACATCCCCGGTACCGAGACCTGCCTCAAGGTCGGCGGCCTCGTTCGCTACCAGATCGACTGGGACGACAACGATGACGGCTGGAAGAAGACCGCCGCTGCTCGTCTGAACCTCGACGCTCGTTCGGAAACCGAATACGGCACCTTCCGCCGATTCATCGAGCTGCACTTCCAGAACCAGTCGGCATACGACGATACGGCCGTGTGGATTCGCTACGCCTACTTCGAGCTCGGCGGCCTGATGATCGGTCGTAACGACACCCTGTGGGATGGCGCTCTGTCGGGCGAGTTCGACAGCGGCGGCGGCGACTTCATCAACTCGATCCGCTACACCTTCGACGCCGGCAACGGCATCGCAGCGTCGGTGGCTCTTGAAGAGGCCGACTACGACTACGACTACACCCCGAACGTCGCCGGCAAGCTGTCGATCGCCCAGGGTTGGGGTTCGGTCGACCTGTTCGCCGTCTACGATGCGACTGCGGAAGAGTATGGCCTGAAGGCCGTTGCCAAGTTCAAGGCAACCGACGCTCTGACCCTGGAAGCTCTGGCAACCTACAACTCCGGCCCGAGCTTCTACAGCTTCGGCTACGAGTGGTCGGTCGGCGGCTACGCCAAGTACACCGTCAATGACCGTCTGAGCATTGGTGCTGGTGGTCAGTTCTTCGGCGATGACTTCGTCAACAGCCAGGACGACTGGGCTATCGGCGCTGTGGTCGACTACAAGGTCGTCGAGAACCTGAACGCCAAGCTCGCCGTCAACTATGACGATGGCGACAACTATGCAGACGGCTCGTTCTCGGGCTTCCTCCGCCTCGACGCTTCGTTCTAA
- a CDS encoding porin: MNIKSLLLGSAAALLAVSGARAADAVVVAEPEPMEYVRICDVYGAGFYYIPGTETCLKIGGLVRYQIDWDDQDEGWRKTAAARVNLDARSETEYGTFRRFIELHFQHNGQEYVVDTTDGSSEWSDTQGSWIRYAFFELGGLMIGRNDTLFDGALSGEFDAGGGDFINSIRYTFDAGNGIAVSVALEEEDNNFDYVPLVVGKVSVAQGWGSVDLFAAYDDRFSEFALKGTAKIKATDALTLELLAAYESGATWFGLSDFYAGYEWSVGGYLKYQVNEKLAVGFGGQYFADSHFGNFLTNTTTEVGNDDWSIGAVIDYTIVENLNAKLAVNYDDGDSFTDGSFNGFLRLDASF; this comes from the coding sequence ATGAACATTAAGAGCCTTCTTCTCGGCTCCGCTGCGGCTCTGCTCGCAGTCTCCGGCGCTCGTGCGGCCGACGCTGTCGTCGTCGCTGAGCCGGAACCCATGGAATACGTTCGCATCTGCGACGTTTACGGCGCGGGCTTCTACTACATCCCCGGCACCGAGACCTGCCTCAAGATCGGCGGCCTCGTTCGTTACCAGATCGACTGGGACGACCAGGATGAAGGTTGGCGCAAGACTGCTGCTGCGCGCGTGAACCTGGATGCTCGTTCGGAAACCGAATACGGCACGTTCCGCCGCTTCATCGAGCTGCACTTCCAGCACAACGGCCAGGAATACGTCGTTGACACGACCGATGGCTCGTCCGAGTGGTCCGACACCCAGGGCTCCTGGATTCGTTATGCCTTCTTCGAACTCGGCGGCCTGATGATCGGTCGTAACGACACCCTGTTCGACGGCGCCCTGTCGGGTGAATTCGACGCCGGCGGCGGCGACTTCATCAACTCGATCCGTTACACCTTCGACGCTGGCAACGGCATCGCAGTGTCGGTCGCGCTCGAAGAAGAGGACAACAACTTCGACTACGTCCCGCTCGTCGTCGGCAAGGTCTCTGTCGCTCAGGGCTGGGGTTCGGTCGACCTGTTCGCCGCTTATGACGACCGCTTCTCGGAGTTCGCTCTGAAGGGTACCGCCAAGATCAAGGCAACCGACGCTCTGACCCTCGAACTGCTCGCAGCTTACGAGTCGGGCGCCACCTGGTTCGGTCTGTCGGACTTCTACGCAGGCTACGAATGGTCGGTCGGTGGTTACCTGAAGTACCAGGTCAACGAGAAGCTGGCCGTCGGCTTCGGCGGTCAGTACTTCGCTGACAGCCACTTCGGCAACTTCCTCACCAACACCACGACCGAAGTCGGCAACGACGACTGGTCGATCGGCGCGGTCATCGACTACACGATCGTTGAGAACCTCAACGCCAAGCTGGCAGTCAACTACGACGACGGCGACAGCTTCACGGACGGCTCGTTCAACGGCTTCCTCCGTCTCGACGCCTCCTTCTAA
- a CDS encoding tyrosine-type recombinase/integrase, with translation MTDCKVTYSFNTIKEVKSFRVIDLFYSYKDILWDDGKHKYNVSSFIGEIDEILLGERFSAFSQETLDGLVGSLRQRGNSNATINRKMAALSKLLRKAYKMGDVHSLPEFRRQKERAGRIRFLELEEEDRLFAAIKAKSEDAYRLSVFLVDTGCRLGEAIGLIWNDIQDTRVSFWITKSGRSRTIPLTARARETAKWPSERGPRPKGPFAMLTQPQFRAIWNEAKAEVGLGADDQVVPHILRHTCASRLVQGGIDIRRVQMWLGHQTLSMTMRYAHLATNDLDRCVVVLERH, from the coding sequence ATGACTGACTGCAAGGTAACTTACAGTTTCAACACTATTAAAGAAGTAAAGTCATTCAGGGTCATAGACCTATTTTATTCATATAAAGACATATTGTGGGATGACGGGAAGCACAAATACAACGTCAGCTCCTTTATTGGTGAGATCGACGAGATTCTGTTGGGCGAGCGCTTCAGCGCATTTTCCCAGGAAACACTCGACGGCCTTGTAGGCTCCCTGCGCCAACGCGGTAACAGCAACGCGACCATCAATCGAAAGATGGCCGCTTTGAGCAAACTACTGCGCAAGGCCTATAAGATGGGAGACGTCCACAGCCTGCCCGAGTTCCGCCGCCAGAAAGAGCGGGCGGGACGAATCCGCTTTCTCGAGCTCGAGGAAGAGGACAGGCTGTTTGCTGCCATCAAGGCCAAGAGCGAAGACGCCTACCGGCTTTCCGTTTTCCTGGTCGACACCGGCTGCCGCCTCGGCGAGGCGATCGGACTGATCTGGAACGACATCCAGGACACCCGCGTCAGCTTCTGGATCACCAAATCCGGACGCAGCAGGACGATTCCCCTGACCGCGCGCGCCAGAGAGACGGCCAAATGGCCTTCTGAACGTGGGCCGCGTCCGAAAGGGCCGTTTGCCATGCTGACGCAGCCACAGTTTCGCGCCATCTGGAACGAGGCCAAGGCCGAGGTTGGTCTCGGCGCCGACGACCAGGTGGTGCCGCATATCCTGCGCCACACCTGCGCTTCGCGCCTCGTCCAGGGCGGCATCGACATCCGCCGCGTGCAGATGTGGCTCGGTCACCAGACGCTGTCGATGACGATGCGTTATGCGCATCTCGCCACCAACGATCTCGACCGCTGCGTGGTGGTTCTGGAACGGCACTGA
- a CDS encoding pyridoxal phosphate-dependent aminotransferase, with protein MTNRPALTPVVNALPVTVPFVGPEAQERGRGAPFRARIGANESGFGPSPRVIARMQEAAGEMWKYCDPDNYELKVALARHLGIGVENVVVGEGIDGLLNLVVRMYANEGTPVVTSLGAYPTFNFHVASVGARLVPVPFRDDKEDLQGLLDAVKRENAPVVYLSNPDNPMGSWWEANEILRFIDALPETTMLVLDEAYGETAPVTALPPVDISRPNVVRMRTFSKAYGLAGIRCGYAFGDADVIASFEKVRNHYGVSRMAQIAGEEALADQAYLAEVVAKVDAGRKRITRIAGDNGLKPLPSATNFVTIDCGGDAAFALAVMRNMLERDVFIRKPMAPVLDRCIRVSVGLDHELDIFAEELPRAITAARST; from the coding sequence ATGACCAACCGCCCTGCCCTCACCCCCGTTGTCAACGCCCTGCCTGTTACCGTCCCGTTTGTCGGGCCGGAGGCGCAGGAGCGCGGTCGCGGCGCACCGTTTCGGGCTCGCATCGGCGCCAATGAGAGCGGTTTCGGACCTTCGCCGCGGGTGATCGCGCGGATGCAGGAGGCTGCGGGTGAGATGTGGAAATATTGCGACCCCGACAATTACGAGCTGAAAGTCGCGCTGGCACGCCATCTCGGCATTGGCGTCGAGAATGTCGTTGTCGGCGAAGGCATTGACGGCCTGCTGAACCTCGTCGTGCGCATGTACGCCAATGAGGGCACACCAGTCGTGACCTCGCTCGGCGCCTATCCGACCTTCAATTTCCACGTCGCCAGCGTCGGCGCCAGGCTGGTGCCGGTGCCGTTCCGCGACGACAAGGAAGATTTGCAGGGCCTGCTCGACGCGGTGAAGCGCGAGAATGCGCCTGTTGTCTATCTGTCCAACCCGGACAATCCGATGGGCAGCTGGTGGGAAGCGAACGAAATCCTGCGCTTCATCGATGCGTTGCCCGAAACGACGATGCTGGTCCTTGATGAGGCCTATGGCGAGACGGCACCTGTTACGGCGCTGCCGCCGGTCGACATTTCGCGCCCCAATGTCGTGCGCATGCGTACCTTCTCCAAGGCCTATGGCCTCGCCGGCATCCGCTGCGGCTATGCCTTTGGCGACGCCGATGTGATCGCCAGTTTCGAAAAGGTGCGCAATCACTATGGCGTCAGCCGGATGGCGCAGATCGCAGGTGAGGAAGCCCTCGCCGACCAGGCCTATCTTGCCGAAGTGGTCGCCAAGGTCGATGCCGGGCGCAAGCGAATCACCCGGATCGCTGGAGACAACGGCTTGAAGCCGCTGCCCTCGGCGACCAATTTCGTCACCATCGACTGCGGCGGCGATGCTGCCTTTGCCCTTGCCGTGATGCGCAACATGCTCGAGCGCGACGTGTTCATCCGCAAGCCGATGGCGCCGGTGCTCGACCGTTGCATTCGCGTCAGCGTTGGTCTCGACCACGAGCTCGACATCTTCGCCGAAGAATTGCCCAGGGCGATCACTGCTGCCCGCAGCACCTGA
- a CDS encoding CAP domain-containing protein yields the protein MPQHSANEQYLLELINAERAKVGAQPLAFDNDLSEAAENHDKWMLSADVFSHTGSGGSSPTTRMKAAGYTLSGSWATGENIAWATTRAPTGYVDEVKLLHTNLMNSSGHRANILNPNFREVGLGFEVGDYKGRSSAFVTEDFAKTGTDLFLTGVSFDDKDGDRFYDPGEGLGAITVTAKNSLGQTFKTTTSAAGGYDLVLKPGTYTVTFTGTNIATSTQTVTIGTKNVKKDLIDPVMKSGTLAATASADDAGTAAPTTPTKVVDVADNTDTGGGSSGGDNAGANPANNWLADFFKKMDHFGQDQGARGDPGTRGDPGTRGAREVAGSADAGARKTVALDGDHFNFSSKVAAHVNADHVNDIVDGAHVQQAVDHVIAALQAHLPADGHVVADAGDAAQAAVAKILAQMAAHSGHHNGDLVA from the coding sequence ATGCCTCAGCACAGCGCCAACGAGCAGTATCTGCTCGAGCTCATCAACGCGGAGCGCGCCAAAGTCGGCGCCCAGCCTCTGGCATTCGACAACGACCTAAGCGAAGCCGCCGAAAACCACGACAAATGGATGCTCTCGGCGGATGTCTTTTCACATACGGGTTCCGGCGGCTCGTCGCCGACGACACGCATGAAGGCGGCCGGCTACACGCTTAGCGGCTCCTGGGCGACCGGCGAGAACATCGCCTGGGCGACCACCCGCGCGCCGACCGGCTATGTCGACGAAGTAAAGCTGCTCCACACCAACCTGATGAATTCTTCCGGACACCGGGCGAACATCCTCAACCCGAACTTCCGCGAGGTCGGCCTCGGCTTCGAGGTCGGCGACTACAAGGGCCGTTCCTCCGCCTTCGTGACCGAAGACTTCGCCAAGACGGGTACCGACCTGTTCCTGACCGGCGTCAGCTTCGACGACAAGGATGGCGACCGCTTCTACGATCCGGGCGAAGGCCTCGGTGCCATCACGGTGACGGCCAAGAACTCCCTCGGCCAGACCTTCAAGACCACGACGTCGGCCGCGGGCGGCTACGACCTGGTGCTGAAGCCCGGCACCTATACGGTCACTTTCACGGGCACCAACATCGCGACATCGACGCAGACGGTCACGATCGGCACCAAGAACGTCAAGAAGGACCTGATCGATCCGGTGATGAAATCGGGCACGCTGGCGGCCACCGCTTCGGCCGATGATGCCGGCACTGCCGCACCGACGACGCCGACCAAGGTGGTCGATGTCGCCGACAACACCGATACCGGCGGCGGCTCGAGCGGCGGCGATAATGCGGGCGCAAACCCTGCGAACAACTGGCTCGCCGACTTCTTCAAGAAGATGGACCATTTCGGCCAGGACCAGGGTGCGCGTGGCGACCCGGGTACGCGTGGCGACCCGGGCACGCGTGGCGCACGTGAAGTGGCCGGCTCGGCAGATGCCGGGGCCAGGAAGACGGTGGCGCTCGATGGCGACCACTTCAACTTCAGCTCGAAGGTGGCAGCACATGTCAACGCCGACCATGTCAACGACATCGTCGACGGCGCCCACGTGCAGCAGGCTGTCGACCATGTGATCGCTGCCTTGCAGGCGCATCTTCCGGCGGATGGTCACGTCGTTGCCGATGCCGGTGATGCGGCCCAGGCAGCGGTCGCCAAGATCCTCGCGCAGATGGCCGCCCATTCGGGCCACCACAACGGCGACCTCGTCGCCTGA